Within Sediminispirochaeta bajacaliforniensis DSM 16054, the genomic segment ACCCGTTCGACGGTGAAGGATATGGAGGTTGAAATTTGTTCGGCCTGTCATCCTTTCTTTACCGGTAAGCAGAAGCTGGTTGATACAGCAGGCCGTGTCGAACGGTTTAAGAAGAAATACGGAATCAAAGACTG encodes:
- the rpmE gene encoding 50S ribosomal protein L31, with the protein product MKEGIHPKYEMTKITCACGNVIETRSTVKDMEVEICSACHPFFTGKQKLVDTAGRVERFKKKYGIKD